The Candidatus Tumulicola sp. region CCAACATGGAATACGCGAACGTCGTCATTACGACGACGAGCAGTACGATCGATTTCACCAAAACGACCAGCCACAACGGCGCGGCATTGACCGTGTCGACGACTCCTTGCATCAACGCGCCACCACGGCAGAGAGCCCCGCATCGTTGCGCGCCTCGAGCGTGGCCACCGTCGGATCGTTGCGCCACGTACCGCCGCCCGACAAGATGCGCGGTGCGCTGGACGGAGCATCCGGCGATTGCTCCCAAGCGAACGGTCCGGAACCGAAGCCGAACGAGTCGGACGTCGCTGCGGCGCTCTCTGCAACCGCGCGTTCCAGCGTTTCCTGCGACGGCAGATCGACGTCCAGCGACTCCGCCAAGCCGATCAACATCTCTAAATCCGAAAGTACGCCGGCCGGCGCTTCGATGGACGCACGAACGTCGAGGACCGCCCCGGTGAGCGCGGTCGTCGTCCCAAATTTTTCGAAGGCGCCCTTGGCCGGCAGCACGAGGGTCGCCAGCTGTGCGGTTTCGGTGACGAACAGTTCGCTCACCGCCAAGAACGGAATCGCAGACAGCGTTTGCGCTATGGCTGCTCCATTGGCGGCGTTGCGAACCGGATTAACGCCGAACAGCGACAGCACGTCGAGTTTCCCGGCCGCTGCGTCTTCGAACATCTGCACCGCCCCGCGCGCTGAATCTTCGGGACGATAGCCGGGCCGCGCGTTGGGCAACATGCCCATGGCTTCGGCGCCGCGCGCGTTGCCTTGTTCGCTCGCGATGTAGGTTCGTACACCGGCAATGCCTGCAAACGCTTGCGCGAAGGCGCGTCCGACGGCAGCGTCCACACCGTCCCAAATCAATGCGACCCGTTCGACGCCGTCCGGAAGCGAAGCGCGCGCTCGTGCGGGATCGTCCTCGCGAATCAGCGTGGCGTTGCCATGCAAGCGCGCTTTACGTACGCGCAACCACATCACGGGCGCCAGTTCTTCGGGCGAGCCACCGGCGATGACGATCGCCTGCGCGTTCTCCAGCTCCTCGTACGTCCCGCCGTTTACGCCCGGCGTGGCCTGCCGTTGGCGACCCGCTCGCCAGTCCAAATTGGGCGTGCCGAACTCGCGAAACACGTGCTGCAACACATACGCTTCCTCGTTGGTCAAGCGTCCGCCGCCGATCGCCCCGGCGCCGTTGGCACCCAAACGCTCGCGCGCCGAACGCAACGCTTTCGCCCACAGGGCAAAGGCGTCGTCCCAGCCGATTTGCACGAACGTGCCGTTCTTCTTATACAGCGGTTGCGTTACGCGCTCTGGCGAGTTGTAGAAAGCGATATTGTAGCGTCCGCGATCGCACAGCCAGCCGTCGGACACGGTGTCGTCTTCGATCGACATCGTGCGCAGCAACGTTCCGTACCGAACGTCGGCAAACTCCCCGCAGCCAACCGCACATTGCGTGCACGTCGTTTTCGTACGGTTGAGATCCCAGGGACGCGACTTGAACCGATAGGTCTTGGACGTCAACGCACCGACCGGACACAATTCGGTGACGTTCCCCGTGAAGTTGTGTTCGTACGGACGATCGGTGGCCGTTGCAATGATATCGCCGGCGCCGCGGTCTTTTACGACCAGTTGGCGCTCGTCGGCGATGATATCGTCGAATCGCACGCATCGTTGACACACGACGCAACGTTCTTCATCGAGCACGATGGTCGGACCGAGATCGACGGCCTTCGGCTTGCGCGTCTTCGGGTCGACGACGTCGGACGTCGGTCGCGCGTACGCCATTGCGTAGTCCTGAAGATCGCACTCGCCGCCTTTGTCGCAAATCGGACAATCGAGCGGATGATTGACCAGAAGTAGTTCGAGAATCATCGCGCGCCCCGCATCCACGCGCTCACCTTGGGTTCGCACCACCATGCCCTCGGCGGCCGGCGTGTTGCAGGCGATCTGCAGCTTCGGCATACCGTCGATTTCGACCAAACACACGCGGCACAGACCGGCCGGCCCGAGCTTTGGGTGATAGCAGTACACCGGAATTTCTTGCTTGACGGTTTTCGCCGCTTCGACCAGCAACGTGCCCTTCGGGACGGAAACCGGAACGCCGTCGATCGTCAGGTTGACGTTCATGCGGTCACCGGTTGCGGCACGCCCGAAACGCG contains the following coding sequences:
- a CDS encoding molybdopterin-dependent oxidoreductase yields the protein MNVNLTIDGVPVSVPKGTLLVEAAKTVKQEIPVYCYHPKLGPAGLCRVCLVEIDGMPKLQIACNTPAAEGMVVRTQGERVDAGRAMILELLLVNHPLDCPICDKGGECDLQDYAMAYARPTSDVVDPKTRKPKAVDLGPTIVLDEERCVVCQRCVRFDDIIADERQLVVKDRGAGDIIATATDRPYEHNFTGNVTELCPVGALTSKTYRFKSRPWDLNRTKTTCTQCAVGCGEFADVRYGTLLRTMSIEDDTVSDGWLCDRGRYNIAFYNSPERVTQPLYKKNGTFVQIGWDDAFALWAKALRSARERLGANGAGAIGGGRLTNEEAYVLQHVFREFGTPNLDWRAGRQRQATPGVNGGTYEELENAQAIVIAGGSPEELAPVMWLRVRKARLHGNATLIREDDPARARASLPDGVERVALIWDGVDAAVGRAFAQAFAGIAGVRTYIASEQGNARGAEAMGMLPNARPGYRPEDSARGAVQMFEDAAAGKLDVLSLFGVNPVRNAANGAAIAQTLSAIPFLAVSELFVTETAQLATLVLPAKGAFEKFGTTTALTGAVLDVRASIEAPAGVLSDLEMLIGLAESLDVDLPSQETLERAVAESAAATSDSFGFGSGPFAWEQSPDAPSSAPRILSGGGTWRNDPTVATLEARNDAGLSAVVAR